One Stenotrophomonas maltophilia R551-3 genomic window, CCCCACCGCTGGAGTCGCCCCATGCCCGCTGTCGCTTCCGCTGTTCCCACCCCCGCCGCCAAGGCCACTCCCGGTATCGCCCTGGCGACCCGCGTGGCCGGCCAGGACACCCTGCTGCCGGCGCCGCTGCTGGCCCTGCTGGTGTCGCTGCACCGCGCGGTGGAACCGGGCCGGCAGGCACGGCTGCAGGCGCGCCGCGTGCGCCAGGCGTTCTTCGACCAGGGCGGCCTGCCGGACTTCCGCGAAGACACCACCGCGATCCGCAGCGGCGACTGGCGTGTTGCCCCGCTGCCGGCCGCGCTGCAGGACCGCCGCGTCGAGATCACCGGCCCGACCGACCCGAAGATGGTCATCAACGCGCTGAACTCCGGCGCCAAGGTGTTCATGGCCGACTTCGAGGATTCGACCTCGCCGACCTGGCGCAACCTGCTGGCCGGGCAGCAGTCGCTGGCCGCCGCGGTGCGTGGCGATCTCGAGTACACCGCACCGGCATCCAACGGGAAGGCCGGCAAGCACTACACCTTGCGCCCGTTCGACGAACAGGCGGTGCTGATCGTACGCCCGCGCGGCTGGCACCTGGACGAGAAGCACGTGCGCATCGATGGCCAGTTCATCGCTGGTGGCCTGTTCGACGCGGCGGTGTTCGCCTTCCACAACGCCCGCACCCTGCAGGCCAAGGATCGCGGCCCGTACTTCTACCTGCCCAAGCTGCAGAGCATGGAAGAGGCGGCGCTGTGGGAGACCGCGCTGTCGCACATCGAAGGCATGCTCGGCCTGCCGCACGGCCAGATCAAGGTGACCGTGCTGATCGAAACGCTGCCGGCGGTGTTCGAGATGGACGAGATCCTGCACGCGCTGCGTGACCGCATCGTCGGCCTGAACTGCGGGCGCTGGGACTACATTTTTTCGTACCTGAAGACCTTCCGCCGCCATGCCGACCGCGTGCTGCCCGAACGCGGCCAGGTGACCATGACCCAGCCGTTCCTGAAGGCGTATTCGGAGCTGTTGATCCAGACCTGCCATCGCCGCGGTGCGCATGCGATGGGCGGCATGGCTGCGCAGATTCCCATCAACAACGATGCCGCTGCCAACGAGCAGGCGATGGCCCGCGTGCGTGCTGACAAGCTGCGCGAGGTCACTGCCGGCCACGACGGTACCTGGGTGGCGCACCCGGCGCTGATTCCGGTGGCGATGGCGATCTTCGACGAACACATGCCCGGTGCAAACCAGCACAGCGTGCTGCGCCAGGATGTGCGCGTCGGCCGCGACGAACTGATCGCGCGGCCGCCGGGCACCATCACCCGTGCCGGCTTTGAGGGCAACGTGGAAGTCTGTGTGCGCTACCTGGCGGCGTGGCTGGATGGCAACGGCTGCGTGCCGATCCATCACCTGATGGAGGACGCGGCCACCGCCGAGATCAGCCGCAGCCAGCTGTGGCAGTGGCTGCATACGCCGGGCCAGCAGCTGGACGATGGCACTGCGATCGATCTGGCGCTGCTGGATTCCACCCTGTCGCAGCTGCCGGCACGGCTGGGCGATACCGCCGCGCTGCCCGGTGGCACACACATCGGCGAGGCCATCGCGCTGCTCGGCGAACTGAGCCGCAGCGACGAACTGACCGATTTCCTGACCCTGCCGGCCTACGCGCGCATCGACTGACCGACCGCCCGCAATTCTGCCGTTTCCCTCCCCGCTGCACGCACGAACCGAACTGGAG contains:
- the aceB gene encoding malate synthase A; amino-acid sequence: MPAVASAVPTPAAKATPGIALATRVAGQDTLLPAPLLALLVSLHRAVEPGRQARLQARRVRQAFFDQGGLPDFREDTTAIRSGDWRVAPLPAALQDRRVEITGPTDPKMVINALNSGAKVFMADFEDSTSPTWRNLLAGQQSLAAAVRGDLEYTAPASNGKAGKHYTLRPFDEQAVLIVRPRGWHLDEKHVRIDGQFIAGGLFDAAVFAFHNARTLQAKDRGPYFYLPKLQSMEEAALWETALSHIEGMLGLPHGQIKVTVLIETLPAVFEMDEILHALRDRIVGLNCGRWDYIFSYLKTFRRHADRVLPERGQVTMTQPFLKAYSELLIQTCHRRGAHAMGGMAAQIPINNDAAANEQAMARVRADKLREVTAGHDGTWVAHPALIPVAMAIFDEHMPGANQHSVLRQDVRVGRDELIARPPGTITRAGFEGNVEVCVRYLAAWLDGNGCVPIHHLMEDAATAEISRSQLWQWLHTPGQQLDDGTAIDLALLDSTLSQLPARLGDTAALPGGTHIGEAIALLGELSRSDELTDFLTLPAYARID